The following are encoded in a window of Panicum virgatum strain AP13 chromosome 5N, P.virgatum_v5, whole genome shotgun sequence genomic DNA:
- the LOC120674256 gene encoding proteasome assembly chaperone 3-like isoform X2, translated as MEVPMNSAQSGAHFPVQHRSVSLEIKGTKTDIVISKYEDTFLVIVTQIGCMGTILAAKKDESVFSDPTYNVSVLFGKRDEPLLLACARQLIEHIRLHAISDPMLRKRPLSVPDH; from the exons ATGGAGGTGCCAATGAACTCTGCGCAATCCGGTGCTCACTTCCCGGTGCAGCATCGGTCCGTCTCGTTAGAAATCAAG GGCACTAAGACAGACATTGTTATCAGTAAATATGAAGATACCTTTCTG GTGATTGTGACACAAATTGGCTGCATGGGAACCATACTAGCTGCCAA GAAAGATGAAAGTGTTTTTTCAGACCCAACCTACAACGTGTCTGTTCTTTTTGGGAAGAGAGATGAG CCACTCCTACTAGCTTGTGCACGACAACTTATTGAGCACATAAG ACTGCATGCAATTTCAGACCCTATGCTGCGTAAGAGACCATTGTCTGTACCTGATCATTAG
- the LOC120674256 gene encoding proteasome assembly chaperone 3-like isoform X1, translating to MEVPMNSAQSGAHFPVQHRSVSLEIKGTKTDIVISKYEDTFLVIVTQIGCMGTILAAKKDESVFSDPTYNVSVLFGKRDEPLLLACARQLIEHISGSGSARSLVISLGLKDHSQGTLKDIIAAVIENRLW from the exons ATGGAGGTGCCAATGAACTCTGCGCAATCCGGTGCTCACTTCCCGGTGCAGCATCGGTCCGTCTCGTTAGAAATCAAG GGCACTAAGACAGACATTGTTATCAGTAAATATGAAGATACCTTTCTG GTGATTGTGACACAAATTGGCTGCATGGGAACCATACTAGCTGCCAA GAAAGATGAAAGTGTTTTTTCAGACCCAACCTACAACGTGTCTGTTCTTTTTGGGAAGAGAGATGAG CCACTCCTACTAGCTTGTGCACGACAACTTATTGAGCACATAAG TGGCAGTGGCTCAGCACGGTCGTTGGTGATCTCTCTAGGTCTGAAAGATCATTCTCAG GGAACATTGAAAGATATAATTGCAGCTGTGATTGAGAATCGTCTTTGGTGA
- the LOC120672866 gene encoding uncharacterized protein LOC120672866 produces MADGFLTRHGFPRGFRFVPTELELIRLLSHRIHRGKLPPSFDRIFHNLRILDYHPEELYGQSDPSTQLLLRPLLFVVVPPNPLLHILAERYKEDAEHHYIYFFSRREFQKKGAGGAAPGDKDQKKGAGGAPPGDKNQKGPRLVRAARGGGWKASGGGQNLRWPRRKGGFYAGRWMTLVFYDRGVDKSKWSMHEFVVPVHEQENLISSPPTHVSIPPNLEDSKLS; encoded by the exons ATGGCAGACGGGTTCTTGACGAGGCACGGGTTCCCGCGCGGCTTCCGCTTCGTGCCCACGGAGTTGGAGCTCATCCGCCTCCTCTCCCACCGGATCCACCGCGGCAAGCTCCCTCCGTCGTTCGACCGCATCTTCCACAACCTCCGAATCCTTGACTACCACCCCGAGGAGCTCTACGGTCAGTCAGATCCATCCACGCAACTTCTTCTCCGACCCCTTCTCTTCGTCGTCGTCCCCCCGAACCCTCTCCTG CACATCCTTGCAGAGAGGTACAAGGAGGACGCGGAGCACCACTACATATACTTCTTCAGCCGGCGGGAGTTCCAGAAGAagggagccggcggcgcggcccccgGGGACAAGGACCAGAAGAagggagccggcggcgcgccccCCGGGGACAAGAACCAGAAGGGCCCACGGCTGGTGCGCGCGGCCAGGGGTGGTGGGTGGAAGGCCTCGGGCGGCGGCCAGAACCTGCGGTGGCCGCGAAGGAAGGGCGGTTTCTACGCCGGGAGGTGGATGACCCTGGTGTTCTACGATCGCGGGGTTGACAAGAGCAAGTGGAGCATGCACGAGTTCGTCGTCCCCGTACACGAACAAGAGAACCTCATCAGCTCCCCGCCGACACATGTCAGTATCCCTCCCAACCTGGAAGATTCAAAATTAAGCTAA
- the LOC120672311 gene encoding jasmonoyl--L-amino acid synthetase GH3.3-like — protein MLGRKTKKKSEFSSEEAIAEFERLTLDAAAVQRETLRRILDENGAVEYLQRLGLAGRTDPDAFRACVPLATHGDLEPYIGRIADGDTSPVLTAKPVTSISLSSGTTQGKRKYLPFNDELFKLTMHVYRTSFAFRNRAFPVDDGKALQFVYGSRQLTTKGGLTATTATTNLYRNEEYKAAVRDIQLPCCSPDEVIFGPDFAESLYCHLLCGLLFAGEVRTVFAMFGHNLTLAFETLELVWEDLCHDIRRGAPSPARVTNPAVRRAVSALLAPNPALADEVARRCAGLSNWYGVIPALWPNAKYVHTIVTGSMEHYVRKLRHYAGGLPLVAMDYGASEGMVGANVEPEMPLESATFTVLPNIAYFEFIPLKTSDGGEACPVASYAEAEPVGLTEVTVGEHYEVVMTTFAGLYRYRLGDVVKVAGFYNSTPKLKFVCRGMLTLSINVDKNSEQDVQLAVDSAAKILAAAGERLEVLDYTSHADVSSDPGHYVIFWELSAAAGADDDVLQSCCDELDRGFVDAGYVSSRKTNAIGPLELRVLQPGTFRKVMEDYLSLGAPVNQFKLPRCVAGSNSSVLQILSSSTMKVLFSTAYGSSC, from the exons ATGTTggggaggaagacgaagaagaagagtgAGTTCAGCAGTGAGGAGGCGATCGCCGAGTTCGAACGGCTGAccctggacgccgccgccgtccagcgGGAGACGCTTCGGCGGATCCTCGACGAGAACGGCGCCGTCGAGTACCTCCAGAGGCTCGGCCTCGCCGGCCGCACCGACCCGGACGCCTTCCGGGCCTGCGTGCCGCTCGCCACGCACGGCGACCTCGAGCCCTACATCGGCcgcatcgccgacggcgacACCTCCCCCGTCCTCACCGCCAAGCCCGTCACCTCCATCTCCCTCAGCTCTGGCACGACGCAGGGGAAGCGCAAGTACCTGCCCTTCAACGACGAGCTTTTCAAACTGACGATGCACGTATACCGGACTTCCTTCGCTTTCAGGAACAG GGCGTTCCCCGTCGACGACGGCAAGGCGCTGCAGTTCGTCTACGGCAGCCGGCAGTTGACGACCAAGGGCGGCCTCACGGCGACTACGGCCACCACCAACCTGTACCGTAACGAGGAGTACAAGGCCGCGGTGCGCGACATCCAGCTGCCGTGCTGCAGCCCCGACGAGGTGATCTTCGGCCCGGACTTCGCGGAGTCGCTCTACTGCCATCTCCTCTGCGGCCTGCTCTTCGCCGGCGAGGTCCGGACCGTGTTCGCCATGTTCGGGCACAACCTCACGCTCGCGTTCGAGACGTTGGAGCTGGTGTGGGAGGATCTGTGCCACGACatccgccgcggcgccccgtcgccggcgcgggTCACCAACCCGGCCGTCCGGCGGGCGGTGTCGGCCCTCCTCGCGCCGAaccccgcgctggccgacgagGTGGCGCGCCGGTGCGCCGGGCTCAGCAACTGGTACGGGGTGATCCCGGCGCTGTGGCCTAACGCCAAGTACGTGCACACGATCGTGACGGGGTCCATGGAGCACTATGTCAGGAAGCTCCGGCACTACGCCGGCGGCCTGCCGCTGGTCGCCATGGATTACGGCGCGTCCGAGGGGATGGTCGGTGCCAACGTAGAGCCGGAGATGCCGCTGGAGTCGGCCACGTTCACCGTGCTCCCCAACATTGCCTACTTCGAGTTCATCCCTCTCAAGAccagcgacggcggcgaagCCTGTCCTGTCGCGAGCTACGCCGAGGCGGAGCCCGTCGGCTTGACGGAGGTCACCGTCGGCGAGCACTACGAAGTTGTCATGACCACCTTCGCAG GGTTATACCGGTACCGTCTGGGAGATGTGGTGAAGGTGGCCGGGTTTTACAACTCCACTCCCAAGCTCAAGTTCGTGTGCCGAGGGATGCTCACACTGTCCATCAACGTCGACAAGAACAGCGAGCAGGACGTCCAGCTCGCCGTCGACAGCGCGGCCAAGatcctagccgccgccggcgagaggTTGGAGGTCCTGGACTACACCAGCCACGCCGACGTGTCGTCCGACCCGGGCCACTACGTCATCTTCTGGGAGCTCAGCGCCGCTGCCGGGGCTGACGACGACGTGCTGCAGAGCTGCTGCGATGAGTTGGACAGAGGCTTCGTCGATGCTGGCTACGTGAGCTCGAGGAAGACCAATGCCATCGGGCCGCTAGAGCTGCGGGTCCTGCAGCCGGGCACCTTCCGAAAGGTGATGGAGGATTACCTCTCCCTCGGAGCTCCTGTCAACCAGTTCAAGCTGCCACGGTGCGTTGCCGGATCCAACTCGAGCGTCCTCCAAATTCTCTCTAGCAGCACCATGAAGGTCTTGTTCAGCACGGCCTACGGTTCAAGCTGCTAA
- the LOC120672249 gene encoding bidirectional sugar transporter SWEET3b-like: MVPNTVRVAVGILGDAATMLLFATPILTFRRVIKKGNVEEFSCVPYILALFNCLLYTWYGLPVVSSGWENMTVSTINGLGILLEIAFISIYVWFAPREKKRFAFGLVLPVLTLFGLTACLSSFMVHTHHMRKVFVGSVGFVASISMYSSPMVAAKQVITTKSVEFMPFYLSLFSFLSSALWMIYGLLGRDLFIASPNFIGVPMGILQLALYCIYRRSDGAAGKLHDTAIDQEKGLKAVVAMPPQELAGTKPEAEGQK, translated from the exons ATGGTTCCTAACACAGTCCGTGTAGCTGTTGGAATTCTAG GAGATGCTGCTACTATGCTCCTCTTTGCAACACCAAT ATTGACATTCAGAAGGGTCATAAAGAAGGGCAATGTAGAGGAGTTCTCATGCGTGCCTTACATACTAGCTCTGTTCAACTGCCTCCTCTACACTTGGTATGGGCTTCCTGTGGTGAGCTCCGGATGGGAGAACATGACAGTGTCTACCATCAATGGATTGGGCATATTGCTTGAGATCGCATTCATCAGCATATACGTATGGTTTGCACCAAGAGAGAAGAAG AGGTTTGCCTTTGGATTGGTGCTTCCTGTTCTGACGTTATTTGGCTTGACAGCGTGTTTATCGAGCTTCATGGTCCATACACACCATATGCGCAAGGTTTTTGTGGGTAGTGTTGGTTTCGTGGCTTCCATATCCATGTACAGCTCGCCAATGGTAGCTGCA AAGCAGGTCATCACCACGAAAAGCGTGGAGTTCATGCCATTCTACCTGTCACTGTTTTCCTTCCTGTCCAGCGCTTTGTGGATGATATACGGGCTCCTTGGGAGGGATCTGTTCATCGCG TCTCCGAACTTCATCGGTGTTCCAATGGGCATCCTTCAGCTGGCGCTGTACTGCATCTACAGGAGAAGCGACGGGGCAGCTGGAAAGCTTCATGACACCGCCATCGATCAGGAGAAGGGTCTGAAAGCAGTAGTAGCCATGCCTCCGCAGGAGCTCGCTGGAACGAAGCCGGAGGCGGAGGGTCAGAAATGA
- the LOC120674386 gene encoding uncharacterized protein LOC120674386, with amino-acid sequence MAKQQQEVYFVFMNFDPVYERLRADRSKEGSATLDSYLSHKHDKLLAELLQPDSYRKRSSLAIVDGFAVEITEAQASVLRSAKEVRVVEKNQELA; translated from the exons atggcgaagcagcagcaggaggtgtACTTCGTGTTCATGAACTTTGACCCCGTCTACGAGCGCCTCAGAGCTGATCG GTCCAAGGAGGGGTCCGCCACGCTGGACTCGTACCTGAGCCACAAGCACGACAAGCTCCTCGCCGAGCTCCTCCAGCCCGACTCCTACCGGAAGAGGTCGTCACTCGCCATCGTCGACGGGTTCGCCGTCGAGATCACTGAAGCTCAG GCGAGCGTTCTAAGATCTGCCAAGGAGGTGAGGGTGGTGGAGAAGAACCAGGAGCTCGCTTGA